From the Argentina anserina chromosome 3, drPotAnse1.1, whole genome shotgun sequence genome, the window AGCCAACCTACATAATCAGTCACTCTAGACACTACCAAACATTTTTTCCGTtttataaatcaaatccaaagaTCCATGTAGTAAAGTGCTCTACTTAAAAACTAAACCTTAACCCTTAGATTTGGAATCACACTGTCCAAATGGAGCTCCATAATTAACTTGTATTTTTCTCAAAGACAACAAAACATAGAGGTGAACTCAAACTTCAAACCATGGACAAGATTTCCCCATCCAGGGCTACAGTACCAAAATACTAATCTAATTTCCAGAAAGCATTCCTTTGAGTACAAAACACCAATGCCAAGTTAAGCTCAGAGACGCCTCTAAGTTCAAATAAAAACATACAGGAATGTCTGTAAATATAGTGGTTAACAAAGCCCTAAGTCTTCATTGCATGATAAAGAATTCATCTCACAGTACAATATCAGTAACAACAAAAACTTAAATACTACCTGACAGCCTGCTGCTCTAAAGGAACTAAAATCATGGTGCCCAACCAGAATTTTGCAGGCTTCCTGCATGAACTTAAATTAATGAAATAGCCTGGACAAAATTGATTACAAAGGATATGTACTCAAGTAAACATGTGATGTGCAAACTGTTAACACCACCTGCATAGCCAAAATGTCCAGCTCCTCAGGCACATGCCATGCGCGGTCCTTCTCAAAGGTTGATAAAGGTTCTGGCCCAGATAGCAAGCGATAGAAGTACCTGAAtgaatttaaaagaaaacaaatcaaacatCTTCCGAACAGTCTAATTCAAGTACCTAAGCATAATAATGCATGAATTCAAAGGATAACTGCAGTATTCTTCAAACGGTATTTGTAGAGGATGCCATTATACTGGGCACAATCAATTTCATAACTAAAAAGTTGCAAGAGTATGATCATTCTACAGCTTCTTTTGACAGTGGGCACTACCACTCTGAAGAGATAGCAGGATCCCACTGATtatttcaaatacatgtttgcAGCATGCCTCTGTTCTATAAAAGTCACCAGAAGCACGTCCACAAAGTAGCGCCAAATGCAATAGATGGCTGAGATCATATCCTAGGGTTCTGTTTCTGaaatttgattatatgatGTACTTTTATCTGGAATTACTCAAAATTACAAATGATACTGTTGgacttatttaaatttgctTTAGTCTCTCACTAAACCAACATAGATACGTTTTCCTTGATAAAGAGTATCCACAATCCCTAAAACTATGAGAAACTTGAAACATGTATTCAAATTTAAAGGAAAGTATTCCTTCAATTAGATTTGTTCCTACTCATGTTCaaaggtaattttttttttctattctaTGTGCTTTCTGATGATTTAATGGCAATAAACAGTTAACTATAGAATATTTTGTGATACACTATTTTGAATCAAGAAAGTCTTAAGTGTCTCAAAAATTCAAGCCTTACAAAGTGTAAGGGGAGATAAACCATTGTTTTTACGCCCTCATCAAGATGCACCTTTGATATGCTGATGTACCGGAGTAACTTGATAgctatagtaaaataaatgtgCACAGATAAGTATACAGGACTATTGTCTAGAAGATTCAATATCCTGTATGGAATTAGATTCATATGACCTGTTATAGAACCATGAGTACCTACGTGCGTTCTTGAGCTTTAAATCTAGCATGAAAATCAGCTGGAACATTTCGAACATCTACCACCATTACATCACCTTCATTCTTctgatgagaccaaagaaAGTACATCAGAATTGTCTCGAGTTTTCAAATCCACAGTAAACAATTTGTTTTAATACAAAATCAATACCTGTAAGAAATGATTTACAGCTTTTTGCACCACTATAGGTTCATAAGGTGGTAGCTACATGTAAACAGAAATATAACCGGTTTAGCAGGAAGAACTGTTGAtatatcataattttttttttgccacgAAGAAGAGATATGATGTATTCGTTTCTTTTCACATAATGCAACACATTTATGATAAATATATACCAAATAACTTACCACTTCACCAGGCTTTCTTTTGCTGATGCGCTCAACATCTACATGACAAACATTGGACAAGGCATGGACTCCTGCATCCTACAACACAAAAGGATGCATCCACCTCATGTCCCGCGTAATATAACAAATGCCAGAATGTAAACAAGACAAGGAAACACTGACGGAAAGAAACTTTTCTGGTGCATGcaaatataaaattaatttaatatcagaaatctttaatttctttacaaaataGTTGTATGCTTTAACATAGATATGCTGTCATAAAATCAGAACTAAATGCTAAATATGAAAGCATGAAATTGGTGGGATTAGAATATTGTGACTACATATCTGAAGTCAAAGGCCATAAAAATAGTACAATACAAGAGATTATGGAATTGTGTATTACAATGAATTTCTTGAAGGTTATTAATGAAATTTCTATAAcaaaatttgaagaaaaatcaaCATATATGCCAATGATGTGTGAATTACAGGACATAGCAGCCACCTTctatttctctcttctttctgTATTAAGTTGTTGAGGTCCGACCTTATGTTTCTACATCCATCCATATCAAACCCTTACACTACTTATCTATCGCTAAACAGACCACAGGCCAGATGATATAGACCCAGATCAATGAACATAAAAGGTAAAATATGATGGAGATATTCAAAATACGATCCCGAAATTAAATTTCCATCAAGATGAGGTTGCAAGCACATGACAACCGTTTCTTCTGGGCAATCTTTGAGAACAATATTTAAAGACCAGTACAGAACAAGAACACCAACCTAGATATATAGAAAATGTTAAGATCAGTCATAACCCATTGACTTTGGGAAAGGTAGTTTAAAGGCCACATTTTTAAAGGTCCAAACTGGATGGACAGCTAATGAGTCTCAAAACATTTCTTATTCTCATTGTTTCTTGTTTCGGAAAATTCAATCTCGAAACTAACAAAACAAGATCAGCAGCATTATGAAGATTGTGCCTAGCACGTACACACAACAAGTCTTTCCTAACCACACATGTACAGGAATATGGGATATCCGGcagattaatttctttttttcgcGCACCACATTTTTTCCTAGATAAAGATGTATCTGTCTGGAGAGCGAATTGAAGAGTATTTTAACACAGTGACTGAAGACCAATGTTAAAGCGACTTGCCAGTCAAGGAAATCCTACTGCATTTCACCAGTTAATACCAAATTATAAAACTTTTCCACAATGACATACATGTAATAAAGTAGATAAACCATTGAAACAAAAACACTGTAATATAAGTCATGAATTAGAAGAAGGCAGTTTACATCAACAATCCAATCCAATGCATTAAGTTCCGACCGAAACATAAACTTACAGTTCGACTTGAACAGAAGATAGACACGGGCTGGCCAATAAACTTACGAAAAGCCTCCTCGACAACAGTGCGGCAATTGGACTGTTGCTGAGAGCCGGAGAAGCGAGTGCCAATGTACTCTATTGCTATCAGATACCGTTGACTTCCCGATGCTCGCCTCATCGAGTCCACttgtgcttcttcttcttcgttggTGGTTTTGGAAATCTTTGTAGGTCTTTTTGGGGATTGGGAGTGACTCTCAAGTGAGTGCTTGGGGTTTTCTGACATGGGGGTTTAGGGGGCTCTTTGGGTTTTGGAAAGCTTTTGGTTTCTAGTCGACTGCCTTCCAACTTGAAACCGTACAATCCCACAACCTAGCCCCTCAAAGAGTGCCATTATCTGATCAGCGAACTGACTTCATTAAATTGTGAATTTTTAGATCTACTCCTCTGTTGTAGACTCTCACGACAAAAAATATGGGTTATCTCTATCTTTACGACTATAAAATGAGGAGTCAGACAACTAGATCATAAATTCACTCGCTCAATAATCACCTCCTTTCCCACCCTCATTCTCACACCCATAGGCAATTTCTAATACCATTTGGTTGCTCTATTTGGTTCCTCAAGGTGCTCCAACTAGCCAAAGAAGTGGAACCAACAAACCTATACCCAACTTTGGAAACTCTTCACACGTGAGTATCACGTGCCACACAAAGCGGGGGCACGTTTTGAATACAACTTGCCACACAGAGCCAACGGTCAATTTTCCGATCCAAAAATGACGGAGTCGTCGCCTCCCGACTCACGTCTCCTCCTCATGAATCCAATCGTGCCCGAAATCCCAACTGACATTGTCACCGACGAAGAAATGGCTCTCCTCGAAGCCGCTCTGCTCTCCGCTCGCCCTCTCTTCCCTTCGTCATTGAGAGGAGGATCCAACCTCGGCAGGTCTCTCCACTCCATCACCGTCCTTTCCAAGAGGGGCCTCTCGGGTTGCCCTGAACCCGATATCGAGGATTCGGTCGGGTttaagaagacgaagaagaagacccGGTTGGGTGATTCGTTGTTTCACCGGTTCAGGAACAACAAGGGCTTCTCGGCCACCGACTTTACTGGCTCGGTATGGGAGTTTCTTGGATTCGGGactatttgttttgtgttttgggGATTTGGGTTTGGTTTAGTTTTGTCAAATTTGAAGCTTTGTGTTTGATTGTGAGTCTTGGTGGGATTTTGTGAACTGGGTTTTGTATGGATTCTTGGATTGGAGATTGGT encodes:
- the LOC126788504 gene encoding uncharacterized protein LOC126788504 isoform X1 encodes the protein MSENPKHSLESHSQSPKRPTKISKTTNEEEEAQVDSMRRASGSQRYLIAIEYIGTRFSGSQQQSNCRTVVEEAFRKFIGQPVSIFCSSRTDAGVHALSNVCHVDVERISKRKPGEVLPPYEPIVVQKAVNHFLQKNEGDVMVVDVRNVPADFHARFKAQERTYFYRLLSGPEPLSTFEKDRAWHVPEELDILAMQEACKILVGHHDFSSFRAAGCQAKSPIRTLDELNVTEVISSPNFPTMAERNSILLQEDAHSTNTCGTNCHPSFNGATNQGFGSRKKHRCFVVTARARAFLYHQVRLLVGVLKCVGTGDLKVPDVLRILNAKTVTAASPMAPACGLYLGHVRYDLP
- the LOC126788504 gene encoding uncharacterized protein LOC126788504 isoform X2, with amino-acid sequence MSENPKHSLESHSQSPKRPTKISKTTNEEEEAQVDSMRRASGSQRYLIAIEYIGTRFSGSQQQSNCRTVVEEAFRKFIGQPVSIFCSSRTDAGVHALSNVCHVDVERISKRKPGEVLPPYEPIVVQKAVNHFLQNEGDVMVVDVRNVPADFHARFKAQERTYFYRLLSGPEPLSTFEKDRAWHVPEELDILAMQEACKILVGHHDFSSFRAAGCQAKSPIRTLDELNVTEVISSPNFPTMAERNSILLQEDAHSTNTCGTNCHPSFNGATNQGFGSRKKHRCFVVTARARAFLYHQVRLLVGVLKCVGTGDLKVPDVLRILNAKTVTAASPMAPACGLYLGHVRYDLP